The genomic window ATCTGGTCTTACCTGGTCCATAGTCAAAGGaaacacacctgtcacacctgtaagggtctATACCTGGTCTTATTTGGTCCATAGTCAAAGGAAACTGACCTGCCACACCTTTAAGGGTCCTAACTTGATCGTACCTGGTCTTTAGTCAAAGGAAAgtcacctgtcacacctgtaagggcattacctggtcttacctgatCCATAGTCAAAAGAAACTCACCTGTAACACCTGTAAGTGTCCTTATCTGGTCTTACCTAGTCCATAGTCAAAGGAAATACACATGTTACAGCTGTAAGGGTCCTTATCTGGTCTTACCTGGTCCATAGTCAAAAGAAACTCACCTGACACACCTGTAagtgtccttacctggtcttaccttGTCCACAGTCAAAGAAAACTTACCTaccacacctgtaagggtctCTACCTGGTCGTATCTGGCCCATAGTCAAAGGAAACACACCTGTTAGACCTGTAGGAATCCTTACTTTCCCTTACCTGGTCCATAGTCAAAGGACATTTACCTTCCACTCCTGTAATGGTCTTTACCTGGTCTTACCTTGTCTTACCTGGTCCATAGTCAAAGGAAACACACCTgccacacctgtaagggtccaAACTTGGTCTTACCTGGTCTTTAGTCTGTCGTccctttattcagttattctccttggaagattttgacaaaagcaccaatgcagttccagtgacacataccaggggcccaaaatcgaccttgacctttgttctcccaacacctacccacataccaaatatcttacaatccatccagacgttcttgagttatgctgactacaagcatccggacacacacacacaataaagaaaacaagccaacacacacaaacacgcttaaaacaatatctccatgaaacaagagttccacgacctcacatCTCCATTAACTatcctgtttatgcaaatgactaacacatttacgtaatatatgcttggtcataaacacctttatctaactaacacatgttgcaatattgacagtcctatcattttccacttagatggcgcttttgtattaattatgcaaattatgaatttatttgcataattggtatctgttgatgtcataCTACATATGTTACCatgaactacatatgttacatgcatttgagctgtacaatggaaaacactgcaaatataaattttcctcattatttatgcaaataaagtcccaattagcataatttgcaaatcattgtgtacatctctgtctaagctatctgcatactaaTTATCATAGacatctgtcgttcctttgttacgctattctccttagaatatttccacaataacgcccctgcagttctagagcaagctgttagggggcccaaatctacattacttctttattacatcacaagctatcagccacctaaaaatcaagaccatagcacgtccaggtcaaaagatacaaaaacggaagttctgctgcggtaccaaggtcacataccaggtgggcccaaaatcgaccttgaacttcggcttcacaagacctgcccacatcccaaatatcatcgtaatccatcaataggttcttgggttatgctgactacagtagtgcggagacaaaaacagacaaacaaacagacagacacgcccaaaactatatctccatttttcatggagataaaaatgtcaatttcatactgTTCATACTGTTCCAATACGAACAGTATTAAATACGAAGTGTATCGGGAGGAGGAGGGGGCGAGGAGGAGTGGTGTTCGCTCCTGTGTACAAAATATCAGCAGGGAGCTAATCCTCCgaaaagaggaggaggaggaggatccCTCCCGTGTGCAAAAATCGACGTACTTCTCACTAACACGACCCTAGGGGGCATGCGCAAACTAGGGGTTGTCGGGTATTCCAAAGTGGCGGGAGGTTCAAAAAGGAGTTTACTTTCCAAACTTAGTATCATTTTCCGAAAACTGTATTCAAGTGAACATAATCTGTTCATCACAGTATGCTGTAAGGTAGAATGTTGTAATCTTCCAAGATACGAAGCAATTGTACAATTGTACCCAGTGCAAGACCCTAAAAGTCTTGCACAAGTGTCCAAAAAGCATCACACTGCACTGGGGGCATCTGATTAATCACAGTGCAATTTAGCAGGAGAGATTACCATGAATATTTTGCGCAGAAGTCCTCTTTCCAGTTGCAAAGTTTTCATCTATCAAGACATTACAACCTCACATATAGTGATCTGACTTCCAAGATCTTCCAACGCAGATACACTACTATAAGATCACAATCACAGTGCACTGGGGACATCTAGCGGTTATATATGACCTTGCAACAGCTGACTACGGGTCTAGGCTATCTATCAAGAGTCTCTGCACCAAAGGGAAGAAGATGTTCTTCTATGTTGTAGCCGGCGTGACCGTCGGGATGGGACTGTATTGTGCTATTAGCAGGGGGCGTGCTAAGTCACCAAGGAGACCCAGACCAAGTCTTATCTTCACTGTTATGTAAGTAATTTGCTCCTTTGTTATTGTTTTCACAGGGGGCGTGGGGAGGGCAGGGTATGAGTGAAGATTTTATTGTAACAGAGAGATCAAAAGAGTGAAATGACACATCAGAACGTTGATAACGCTTGTGACGTTAGATCCTTAGTAATGGTTCCCACTTAAAGAAGATGATTCTAAAGGACCAAAAGAAACGAAAAGTTACTTTAATAGTAACGTTATGGCTTTACTTCAGATCTAGATTTATCTTAGAGCAATGTTTATATATAATCAATCAATGTCTCCTCTCACAGGTACTGGCTCTACACAAAAACACGTGTAGGGTACTGGTACCACCACCACCTTCTTACCAAGGCAAGGGAGAAATACCCAGATGGCCACTCAGTAACATCAGCAGTAACATTTGGAGGTGTGTGATACTTTCGCTCTAAAAATTGATAAGCAGCTGTGTCATATCCAAATGTACAGCTGTACTTCAATGCAGTtacattgttacatgtatgaatgtgtaAACAAGTACTAGTAAGATAGACCACCTGTTGATTTCTAATTGGCTCCATTGATTCCTCCTTTGCTTGAAATGCATTAAGATAATCCATTGATTGACATGTTTCCAGACCTAAAGGTCCAGCCTGTGGCCATTGTCTCAGATAACTACAGCTATGTTGTAATGAACACCAACAGAAGAATTGCAGTTGTTGTGGACCCTTCTGATCCAGAGGCAGTTCAGGTATGGTCCTAGATATGTCCCTGTTTAGATTAGAAGCAGCCAAATTTCTTTGATCTTGATTAGTGAGCCATTTTGATTAATCATGATTCTTAGGCATCTGCTGTAATTaaatgtaagttgtaatttCACATAATGTGTAGGGAAGATGTTGAATATAGTATGAAGTATAGTTAAGCTTTACTGAATTCACTGCAATGAGGATCCCCCATGCACACCATCTCAAAgtagcattttttttagtatTGACTGTGTCAATAATGAACAACAGGAAGTATCTTCATCACTGTAGAGCATGTTATACAACACAGCTGACAGTTTGAAGATACATTTATAATGTAATGGTTGAGTAATATAAAGACCAAAACATATTTATGTCAGATATTGTTAATGTTAGAAAACTGACAAGTATGTTTGGATATCTGTTCTTTTCCAGACCTGTGTGAAGCAAGAAGGTGTACAGCTTGGAGCTGTGTTGACGACTCACAAACACTGGTAACTCACAGTCTAATGTTATTTATATAATAATCTATTTCTTTACCAATACGAAGTGTAAGGCAAGGGTCTCTTTTTAAAATGTTGGACATCATATGCCCCACAGTGTTTGTTCAGAACAATACAGATGTGAATCTCTCCCACCTGTATTAAAGCCTTTGTTTAATCTGTACTCTCCCAGGGACCACAGTGGAGGCAACCACGCCTTGAAGAGGATGTTTCCAGGTCTGCCCATATATGGCAGTGCTACAGATGGAGTTCCAGCTCTCACCAAGTATGTATCATCAGAACAAACATACCCGTACTATAATAAGTAAACATAttgaatttacttgctgtggcctaaatatTATTTCTCACTGTGTTATTCTGCAGCCTTACTTTACCTTACTTTTTATCCATTGTTTATAATGGGTCTGTCCTGTCCAGTCCAGTACTAGACTGGGATGTGATGCAGGTGGGAGGGTTACGTGCTGTATGTATTCAGTATGTTTACAATAATCTGTCCTGTCCAGTCCAGTGGTGGATGGGGATGTGATACAGGTGGGAGGGTTACAGTTCCATGTGCTGTCCACTCCTGGACACACAGTTGGCCATGTGGTGTACCAGCTGGATGGAGCTCCATTCCAGGCTCCGAACTCTCTCTTCACTGGAGATCTCCTCTTTATTGGGGGCTGTGGTAGGTCTGATGTATAAGCATTAATGTAGATACACCCATGtaactatatgtacattgttcgTTGAATATCTTCCTTTGCTGTTGATGTACCTATGAATAGTGTGATAGATGTTGAAATTGTTACCATATTTGACATCAGGTAACATGGAAACATGTTGGATATCACCTTTTAAATTTGGATTTGGAAATTATTGCCGTCATTACATTCCTATTCTGAATTGAAAAATGGTACTCGAAAGGGTTTATTCCTTGTTTCTGTTCTAAGTGATAAGTGCTAAGATTGACAGGGGAAGGCTAAATAGGTTTCCATCAGTCTCATagtggaaagaaaagaaaagcaatGGTTTATGCATAAACATTGTGTTTATCACCAATGCCAGGCCGTACATTTGAGGGTGATGCAGCGACCATGCTGAAGTCTCTGGAGAAGGTCAGCAGCCAGCCAGACAACACCATCATCTGGCCAGGTAAGCAGCAGGACCTTTTCTGTGGTTAATTTGAAGAGAATGGTGTGATGATACATTTCACCATGATGGTCTATCTGTCAGTGTATGTCTTTCTAAACACTTCGTTATAGCTTCTTAATATGAGTGTGCCTCACTGAATGACATCATAATTGCTGGTATCATTTGTTAGGTCATGAGTACACTCTGGAGAACCTGCTGTATGGAGAGACAATAGATGGAGACAATGAGAGCATCAGGGAGAAGCTGAGGTGGACAAAAGACAGAAGAAAAGCAAAGATGGCCACTGTGAGTTGGCTTAGAGCTTGAAGGGAACTTGGTTTTCTGAACTAGTACAGTACAATATTTTCCACTGGTGTACTCTGTTTATGTGTTTAGGTGTTTAAAGTGTTAAATAATCATAGATACCAAGTGCAGTATTTATACAAATGCAAGAAGACAATAGTATGTATACAAATGCAAGATATATGATGTTCTTCAACAGAGGTCAATTAGGACTTTGACCTTGATAAATGCAGAATAGACATTGTCTTTTATTGACCATTACTGCTGACCAGATTGTCGTGTTATGAAATGATTGAATTTAACCTTGGACTTGGAAATCAGAGTTGTAAAAAACACTAGATATTTTGGTACAAGTCATGATTAGTTTAACAGCTTCATTACCCTATCCCAACAAACAGTGTCCATCAACAGTGGGAGACGAGAAACAGCACAATGTGTTCCTGAGGACCAGGGACATGGCTGTGGCTGAAGCGGTCGGCATGGCGACCAGGAGATTGACAGGTGTGACAGAGGAGTTCCAGGCCGGTGTCCTGGCAGCTCTGAGGGAGAGGAAGGACAAGTTC from Branchiostoma lanceolatum isolate klBraLanc5 chromosome 4, klBraLanc5.hap2, whole genome shotgun sequence includes these protein-coding regions:
- the LOC136432890 gene encoding probable hydrolase PNKD, producing the protein MFFYVVAGVTVGMGLYCAISRGRAKSPRRPRPSLIFTVMYWLYTKTRVGYWYHHHLLTKAREKYPDGHSVTSAVTFGDLKVQPVAIVSDNYSYVVMNTNRRIAVVVDPSDPEAVQTCVKQEGVQLGAVLTTHKHWDHSGGNHALKRMFPGLPIYGSATDGVPALTNPVVDGDVIQVGGLQFHVLSTPGHTVGHVVYQLDGAPFQAPNSLFTGDLLFIGGCGRTFEGDAATMLKSLEKVSSQPDNTIIWPGHEYTLENLLYGETIDGDNESIREKLRWTKDRRKAKMATCPSTVGDEKQHNVFLRTRDMAVAEAVGMATRRLTGVTEEFQAGVLAALRERKDKFKIST